Proteins co-encoded in one Callospermophilus lateralis isolate mCalLat2 chromosome 2, mCalLat2.hap1, whole genome shotgun sequence genomic window:
- the Zdhhc5 gene encoding palmitoyltransferase ZDHHC5, protein MPAESGKRFKPSKYVPVSAAAIFLVGATTLFFAFTCPGLSLSVSPAVPIYNAIMFLFVLANFSMATFMDPGIFPRAEEDEDKEDDFRAPLYKTVEIKGIQVRMKWCATCRFYRPPRCSHCSVCDNCVEEFDHHCPWVNNCIGRRNYRYFFLFLLSLTAHIMGVFGFGLLYVLYHIKELSGVHTAVTMAVMCVAGLFFIPVAGLTGFHVVLVARGRTTNEQVTGKFRGGVNPFTNGCCNNVSRVLCSSPAPRYLGRPKKEKTIVIRPPFLRPEVSDGQITVKIMDNGIQGELRRTKSKGSLEITESQSADAEPPPPPKPDLSRYTGLRTHLSLATNEDSSLLGKDSPPTPTMYKYRPGYSSSSTSAAMPHSSSAKLSRGDSLKEPNSIAESSRHPSYRSEPSLEPESFRSPTFGKSFHFDPLSSGSRSSSLKSAQGTGFELGQLQSIRSEGTTSTSYKSLANQTRNGSLSYDSLLTPSDSPDFESVQAGPEPDPPLGYTSPFLSARLAQQREAERHPRLVPTGPTHREPSPVRYDNLSRHIVASLQEREKLLRQSPPLPGREEEPGLGDSGIQSTPGSGHAPRTSSSSDDSKRSPLGKTPLARPAVPRFGKPDGLRGRGLGSPEPGPTAPYLGRSMSYSSQKAPPGVSETEEVALQPLLTPKDEVQLKTAYSKSNGQPKNIGSSSSGPGQPPLSSPTRGGVKKVSGVGGTTYEISV, encoded by the exons ATGCCCGCAGAGTCTGGAAAGAGGTTCAAACCCAGCAAGTATGTCCCGGTCTCAGCAGCCGCCATCTTCTTAGTGGGAGCCACTACACTCTTCTTTGCCTTTAC GTGTCCAGGACTAAGCCTGTCTGTGTCACCTGCAGTGCCCATCTACAATGCGATTATGTTTCTCTTTGTGCTGGCCAACTTCAGCATGGCCACTTTCATGGACCCAGGGATTTTCCCTCGAG CTGAAGAGGATGAGGACAAGGAAGATGATTTCCGAGCTCCCCTTTACAAAACAGTGGAGATCAAAGGCATCCAGGTGCGCATGAAATGGTGTGCCACTTGCCGCTTCTACCGTCCTCCTCGATGTTCCCACTGCAGTGTCTGTGACAACTGTGTGGAG GAATTTGATCATCACTGCCCCTGGGTGAACAACTGTATTGGTCGCCGGAACTACCGttatttcttcctcttcctcctttcccTGACAGCACACATAATGGGGGTGTTTGGCTTTGGCCTCCTTTATGTCCTTTACCACATAAAGGAACTCTCAGGGGTCCACACGGCTGTCAC AATGGCAGTGATGTGTGTAGCTGGCTTATTCTTCATCCCGGTTGCTGGACTCACAGGATTTCATGTGGTGCTGGTGGCTAGGGGACGCACAACCAATGAACAG gtTACGGGTAAATTCCGGGGAGGTGTGAACCCCTTCACCAATGGCTGTTGTAACAATGTCAGCCGTGTACTCTGCAGTTCTCCAGCACCCAG GTATTTGGGGagaccaaagaaagaaaagaccatTGTAATCAGACCTCCTTTTCTTCGGCCGGAAGTGTCAGATGGGCAGATAACTGTGAAGATCATGGACAATGGCATCCAGGGAGAGCTGAGGAGAACTAAG TCTAAGGGCAGCCTGGAGATAACAGAGAGTCAGTCTGCAGATGCAGAACCTCCACCTCCTCCTAAGCCGGACCTGAGCCGTTACACAGGGCTGCGAACACACCTCAGCCTAGCTACTAATGAGG ATAGCAGCCTCTTGGGCAAAGATAGCCCCCCAACACCTACCATGTACAAGTATCGGCCAGGTTACAGTAGCAGCAGCACATCAGCCGCCATGCCTCATTCCTCCAGCGCCAAG TTAAGTCGTGGGGACAGCTTAAAGGAGCCAAACTCAATTGCAGAAAGCAGTCGCCATCCCAGCTATCGTTCAGAGCCCAGCTTGGAACCAGAGAGTTTCCGTTCTCCCACCTTTGGCAAAAGCTTTCACTTCGATCCCCTATCCAGTGGTTCGCGCTCCTCCAGCCTCAAGTCAGCCCAGGGCACAGGTTTTGAGCTGGGCCAGTTGCAGTCCATTCGTTCAGAAGGCACCACCTCCACCTCCTACAAGAGCCTGGCCAACCAGACACGCAATGGAAGCCTATCTTATGACAGTCTACTCACTCCTTCAGACAGTCCTGATTTCGAGTCAGTGCAGGCAGGGCCTGAGCCAGACCCGCCTTTAGGCTACACCTCTCCCTTCCTGTCAGCCCGGCTGGCCCAGCAACGGGAAGCCGAGAGGCACCCACGTTTGGTGCCAACCGGCCCAACACACCGAGAGCCCTCACCAGTCCGTTACGACAATCTGTCACGCCATATTGTGGCCTCCCTCCAGGAACGAGAGAAGCTGCTGCGCCAGTCACCCCCACTACCAGGCCGTGAGGAAGAACCAGGCTTGGGGGACTCAGGCATTCAGTCAACACCAGGCTCAGGCCATGCTCCTCGTACTAGTTCATCCTCAGATGATTCAAAGAGATCACCCTTAGGCAAGACTCCACTGGCACGCCCAGCAGTCCCCCGTTTTGGCAAACCAGATGGGCTAAGGGGCCGGGGGTTAGGATCCCCTGAACCAGGCCCAACTGCCCCATACCTGGGCCGATCCATGTCTTACAGCAGCCAAAAAGCCCCACCTGGTGTCTCTGAGACAGAGGAAGTGGCCTTGCAGCCATTACTGACACCCAA aGATGAAGTACAGCTCAAGACCGCCTACAGCAAATCCAATGGGCAGCCCAAGAACATAGGCTCATCCTCTTCTGGCCCAGGCCAGCCACCTCTCAGTAGCCCCACAAGGGGAGGAGTCAAGAAGGTGTCAGGGGTGGGTGGTACCACCTATGAGATTTCGGTGTGA